The DNA sequence ACGCAGGGATACTTTTAAATTCTTCACTTTATTGTTTTTAGGGGGAATTGCAACTATATTGGTTGGCCTTTTGACGGGATCCTGGTTTGGAGATATGATCGACTCTTTTCCCATTTTTGAGGCTATCCGAGATATAAAGAATTCGGTAAAAATCACCGACGTAATGTACAATCCTATGCCATTTTTGGGATTCTCCTTGTCCCTTGGTTTCGTGCAGATTATATTTGGGCTTTTCATAGCCTTCTTCGATAACCTTAGAAGAAAAGATTACATTGGAGCCATAGGAGATCAAGGGGGCTGGATCACCTTCCTCTTGGGATTGGCAAGCTACATATTGGTGCGATCCGGAATGCTGCCTTCTGCCTTCTCCATGCCGAGCATAATACTTTCATTTGTTGGTGCAGGCATTTTGGTCGCTACTCAAGGAAGAGAAAAGAAAAACATCTTTTCCAAGATCCTCTCGGGTCTATTGAGCTTATATTCTGTAACATCCTATTTGGGGGACGTGTTAAGCTATAGTCGACTTCTTGCTCTCGGTCTAGCTACATCGGCAATTGCCATGATCATCAACACTCTTACGTTGCAACTCTCTCACATTCCCTATATAGGTTGGCTATTGGGGATTGTTTTATTTGTGGGAGGTCATGTATTCAGCCTGGCTGTCAACGTACTCGGAGCTTTCGTTCATTCCTTGCGTTTACAATATGTTGAATTCTTTAGCAAGTTTTATAAAGCTGGAGGCAGACCCTTTCATTCTTTCAACATGGATGCGCGCTACGTAGAAATATCAGAGGCTCATGATTATGAGGCATTGATTAGAAGTAGAGTTTTTGGTTAGTTCCGCTTGATAATTAGGTGATTAAACTAAATTTACATTTTTTGAAAGGAGTGTGTCGTTTAAGATGGAGTGGGGATTAGTTTTGTCAATATTGGGTGCTGCTTTAGCTGCTGGTTGTGCCGGATCTGGTTCCGCTTTGGGCGTTGGGGTTGCAGGAGAGTCAGGAGCAGGGGTCATGACTGAAGACCCAGGAAAGTTCGGATTGGTCTTGTTGCTTCAGGCCATACCGGGGACCCAGGGCATTTACGGATTGCTGACCGGCTTTTACACCATCATGAAAGTCGGTTTGCTTGGAGGTTCTCCTATGTCAGTAACATTAGCACAGGGAATGGCAATTTTATTTGCCTGTCTTCCCATTGCCATTGTTGGCTATATATCCGGCTACTCACAGGGAAAGACATCCGCTGCTTGTATTCAATTGATAGCAAAACGTCCCGAGGAAACCGGTAAGGCAGTTATACTTCCAGCTATGGTCGAGACCTACGCCGTATTAGCCCTTTTGATGAGCATTATATTGTTGAACGGCATCAAACTTTAGGGGTGTGGGAAATGGCTCTAGCGGATGTAAAGACCAAAATCGAGGAAGATGCTAAAAAGCAAGCCGATGATATCTTAAAGAAGGCTAAAGAACAGGCAGATGAAATCTTAGCAAAAGCTAAAGAGGAAGCCCGACAAATACAGGAAGAGTGGCTTCAGCGAGCCAATACAGAAAGAGAGAACGTCTTTAAGCGCAGGGAGATAGTGGCTAATCTAGACTTGAGGAAGCTCGAATTGGCCATGAAAAGATCTTTAATTGAAGAAATCTTGAATCAGGCTCTCGTGAAGCTTTGCTCACTGAATAAAGAGCGCTATTCGACTTTTGTCGAGAAGCTTTTAAAGCTGGCCGTCGAGGAATCGGAAAGTTCCGAGGGCATCATATATATCGGAGAGAACGAGA is a window from the Acetomicrobium flavidum genome containing:
- a CDS encoding V-type ATP synthase subunit E, with the translated sequence MALADVKTKIEEDAKKQADDILKKAKEQADEILAKAKEEARQIQEEWLQRANTERENVFKRREIVANLDLRKLELAMKRSLIEEILNQALVKLCSLNKERYSTFVEKLLKLAVEESESSEGIIYIGENEKVITPEWVANFNKQHNAKIILAGEPMPFKGGFVLNVGDIDINCSFDMLITNIQDELELVIAKELFSD
- a CDS encoding V-type ATP synthase subunit K codes for the protein MEWGLVLSILGAALAAGCAGSGSALGVGVAGESGAGVMTEDPGKFGLVLLLQAIPGTQGIYGLLTGFYTIMKVGLLGGSPMSVTLAQGMAILFACLPIAIVGYISGYSQGKTSAACIQLIAKRPEETGKAVILPAMVETYAVLALLMSIILLNGIKL